A genome region from Maylandia zebra isolate NMK-2024a linkage group LG6, Mzebra_GT3a, whole genome shotgun sequence includes the following:
- the slc44a2 gene encoding choline transporter-like protein 2 isoform X2 — translation MTKYDGKGESRKFDPNFKGPIHNRGCTDILCCILFILALLGYFAVGIIAWSQGDPRKVIYPTDSRGQFCGQAGTPLEKKPLLFYFNILKCASPLVLLEFQCPTTQLCVESCPNRHLTLIKAKVGNKDDQEYYKKYCKEGVDFTGLSPPEILKDGLCPAMLMPSKAFTRRCLPALATLKGGVVVVGNETTFDDGNSGTVNASDVLEASKKSNIAVEARQVAMRIFEDYTHSWHWILLGLVIAMVVSLIFIVLLRFLAGIMVWIMIILVILVIGYGIFHCYMEFASLKGEPGADVTIRDLGLQTDFSVYLQIRQTWLAFMIILAIVEFIIILLLIFLRKRIMIAIALIKEASRAVGHVMSSLFYPLLTFALLAVVIAYWAITAVFLSTSNEQVYKVFNTSVCPFSRETCNPKTFNSSNASLVCPDAECLFAFYGGETLYHKYLILFQFYNVFLFFWCANFVTALGQVTLSGAFASYYWAFKKPEDIPAYPIFSSLGRALRYHTGSLAFGSLILSLVQVIRVLLEYLDHKLKGAQNKFAKFLLSCLKCCFWCLEKCIKFLNRNAYIMIAIYGKNFCTAARDAFFLLMRNIIRVAVLDKVTDFLLFLGKLLIVGIVGIFSFFFFSGRIKAVEQAAPSLNYYWVPILTVVVGSYLIAHGFFSVYAMCVDTLFLCFCEDLERNDGSSERPYFMSPELHDILSKSKPVEEDRNGVEQADAAKQVDEVKVEEETPLQQQDGEIQLKEQTKLKGENEEEQALQSKIDADESKEEKTEEQKISLEDETERKEEPEVKEMSEKQELKTEEKVEEVSAAPVEAEKEETGEKNEKKEETKEEKPSSGPQE, via the exons GGGAGTCCAGAAAGTTTGATCCAAACTTCAAAGGGCCGATCCACAACAG ggGCTGCACAGATATCCTCTGCTGTATACTCTTCATCTTAGCCTTGCTGGGGTACTTTGCTGTGGGTATCATTG CCTGGTCTCAAGGGGACCCCAGGAAAGTCATTTATCCCACAGACAGCAGAGGTCAGTTCTGCGGACAAGCTGGAACACCTCTGGA gaagaaaccacttCTGTTCTACTTCAACATCCTGAAATGTGCCAGCCCTCTTGTGCTGCTGGAGTTTCAGTGTCCCACCACACAG TTATGCGTGGAAAGCTGTCCTAATAGGCATCTTACATTGATAAAAGCCAAGGTAGGAAATAAAGATGACCAGGAATACTACAAAAAATACTGCAAGGAAGGAGTGGACTTCACTGGACTG AGTCCGCCAGAGATCCTTAAAGATGGCTTGTGCCCAGCTATGCTGATGCCCAGTAAAGCCT TCACACGCCGGTGCCTTCCTGCTTTGGCAACATTAAAAGGTGGTGTTGTGGTGGTGGGCAACGAGACGACTTTCGATGACGGAAATAGTGGCACTGTCAATGCCAGTGATGTGCTGGAGGCATCAAA GAAGTCAAATATAGCTGTGGAAGCTCGTCAGGTTGCCATGAGAATCTTTGAGGACTACACTCATTCTTGGCATTGGATATTACT CGGTCTGGTGATAGCCATGGTCGTCAGCTTGATTTTCATCGTCCTGCTGCGATTCTTGGCTGGCATCATGGTCTGGATCATGATTATTTTGGTTATCCTAGTCATTGGTTATG GCATTTTCCACTGTTACATGGAGTTTGCCAGCTTGAAGGGTGAGCCTGGTGCTGATGTCACCATCCGTGACCTGGGCCTGCAAACGGACTTCTCTGTCTACCTGCAGATCAGGCAGACCTGGCTGGCTTTCA TGATTATCCTGGCTATTGTGGAGTTCATTATCATCCTGCTACTCATCTTCCTCAGGAAGAGAATAATGATTGCCATTGCCCTCATCAAAGAGGCCAGCAG AGCTGTTGGCCACGTTATGTCATCGCTGTTCTACCCACTGCTGACCTTTGCCCTTCTGGCTGTGGTGATCGCTTACTGGGCCATTACTGCAGT CTTCTTATCCACCTCTAATGAGCAGGTGTACAAAGTTTTCAACACCTCTGTCTGCCCATTCTCACGAGAGACCTGTAACCCCAAG ACATTCAACTCCTCCAATGCATCACTTGTGTGTCCAGATGCAGAGTGCCTGTTTGCTTTTTATGGTGGTGAGACTCTCTACCATAAATACCTCATCCTCTTTCAGTTCTACAAcgtcttccttttcttttggtGTGCAAACTTTGTGACGGCCTTGGGCCAAGTCACTCTGTCGGGTGCATTTGCATCATATTACTGggccttcaagaagcctgaggATATCCCTGCCTACCCCATCTTCTCCTCTCTTGGAAGGGCCCTAAG ATACCACACAGGCTCTCTGGCTTTTGGCTCTCTCATCCTGTCTTTAGTCCAAGTTATCAGGGTCCTTCTGGAGTATCTGGATCACAAGTTAAAAG GTGCTCAAAACAAATTTGCTAAGTTTCTGCTAAGCTGCTTGAAGTGCTGCTTCTGGTGTCTGGAGAAATGTATCAAGTTCCTGAACAGAAATGCGTACATCATG ATTGCAATCTATGGAAAAAACTTCTGCACTGCAGCTCGAGATGCCTTTTTCCTTCTCATGAGAAACATTATTCG GGTGGCTGTTTTAGATAAAGTGACCGACTTCCTGCTGTTCCTTGGGAAGCTCCTTATTGTTGGCATTGTTG ggattttctctttcttcttcttctccggAAGAATCAAAGCTGTAGAGCAGGCTGCTCCATCTCTCAACTACTATTGGGTCCCAATACTG ACAGTGGTAGTGGGATCCTACCTCATCGCCCATGGCTTCTTCAGTGTGTATGCTATGTGTGTGGACACACTTTTCCTCTGCTTCT GTGAGGACTTGGAAAGAAATGACGGCTCTTCTGAAAGGCCTTACTTCATGTCCCCTGAGCTGCATGATATCCTTTCCAAATCAAAGCCGGTGGAGGAAGATCGCAATGGTGTTGAGCAGGCGGATGCTGCGAAACAAGTGGACGAAGTTAAAGTGGAGGAGGAAACACCTCttcagcagcaggatggagaAATACAGCtgaaagaacagacaaagctgAAGGGGGAAAATGAGGAGGAGCAGGCTTTGCAATCAAAGATAGATGCTGACGAGTCAAAAGAGGAGAAGACGGAGGAACAAAAGATCAGTCTGGAAGATGAGACTGAAAGGAAAGAAGAACCAGAAGTGAAAGAGATGTCAGAAAAGCAGGAGTTGAAAACGGAGGAAAAGGTGGAGGAGGTGTCCGCTGCACCTGTGGAGGCAGAGAAAGAGGAGACTGGTGAAAAGAATGAGAAAAAAGAGGAGACTAAGGAAGAAAAACCTTCATCTGGACCACAGGAGTag
- the slc44a2 gene encoding choline transporter-like protein 2 isoform X1: MEMEEKNPDPKYGESRKFDPNFKGPIHNRGCTDILCCILFILALLGYFAVGIIAWSQGDPRKVIYPTDSRGQFCGQAGTPLEKKPLLFYFNILKCASPLVLLEFQCPTTQLCVESCPNRHLTLIKAKVGNKDDQEYYKKYCKEGVDFTGLSPPEILKDGLCPAMLMPSKAFTRRCLPALATLKGGVVVVGNETTFDDGNSGTVNASDVLEASKKSNIAVEARQVAMRIFEDYTHSWHWILLGLVIAMVVSLIFIVLLRFLAGIMVWIMIILVILVIGYGIFHCYMEFASLKGEPGADVTIRDLGLQTDFSVYLQIRQTWLAFMIILAIVEFIIILLLIFLRKRIMIAIALIKEASRAVGHVMSSLFYPLLTFALLAVVIAYWAITAVFLSTSNEQVYKVFNTSVCPFSRETCNPKTFNSSNASLVCPDAECLFAFYGGETLYHKYLILFQFYNVFLFFWCANFVTALGQVTLSGAFASYYWAFKKPEDIPAYPIFSSLGRALRYHTGSLAFGSLILSLVQVIRVLLEYLDHKLKGAQNKFAKFLLSCLKCCFWCLEKCIKFLNRNAYIMIAIYGKNFCTAARDAFFLLMRNIIRVAVLDKVTDFLLFLGKLLIVGIVGIFSFFFFSGRIKAVEQAAPSLNYYWVPILTVVVGSYLIAHGFFSVYAMCVDTLFLCFCEDLERNDGSSERPYFMSPELHDILSKSKPVEEDRNGVEQADAAKQVDEVKVEEETPLQQQDGEIQLKEQTKLKGENEEEQALQSKIDADESKEEKTEEQKISLEDETERKEEPEVKEMSEKQELKTEEKVEEVSAAPVEAEKEETGEKNEKKEETKEEKPSSGPQE; encoded by the exons GGGAGTCCAGAAAGTTTGATCCAAACTTCAAAGGGCCGATCCACAACAG ggGCTGCACAGATATCCTCTGCTGTATACTCTTCATCTTAGCCTTGCTGGGGTACTTTGCTGTGGGTATCATTG CCTGGTCTCAAGGGGACCCCAGGAAAGTCATTTATCCCACAGACAGCAGAGGTCAGTTCTGCGGACAAGCTGGAACACCTCTGGA gaagaaaccacttCTGTTCTACTTCAACATCCTGAAATGTGCCAGCCCTCTTGTGCTGCTGGAGTTTCAGTGTCCCACCACACAG TTATGCGTGGAAAGCTGTCCTAATAGGCATCTTACATTGATAAAAGCCAAGGTAGGAAATAAAGATGACCAGGAATACTACAAAAAATACTGCAAGGAAGGAGTGGACTTCACTGGACTG AGTCCGCCAGAGATCCTTAAAGATGGCTTGTGCCCAGCTATGCTGATGCCCAGTAAAGCCT TCACACGCCGGTGCCTTCCTGCTTTGGCAACATTAAAAGGTGGTGTTGTGGTGGTGGGCAACGAGACGACTTTCGATGACGGAAATAGTGGCACTGTCAATGCCAGTGATGTGCTGGAGGCATCAAA GAAGTCAAATATAGCTGTGGAAGCTCGTCAGGTTGCCATGAGAATCTTTGAGGACTACACTCATTCTTGGCATTGGATATTACT CGGTCTGGTGATAGCCATGGTCGTCAGCTTGATTTTCATCGTCCTGCTGCGATTCTTGGCTGGCATCATGGTCTGGATCATGATTATTTTGGTTATCCTAGTCATTGGTTATG GCATTTTCCACTGTTACATGGAGTTTGCCAGCTTGAAGGGTGAGCCTGGTGCTGATGTCACCATCCGTGACCTGGGCCTGCAAACGGACTTCTCTGTCTACCTGCAGATCAGGCAGACCTGGCTGGCTTTCA TGATTATCCTGGCTATTGTGGAGTTCATTATCATCCTGCTACTCATCTTCCTCAGGAAGAGAATAATGATTGCCATTGCCCTCATCAAAGAGGCCAGCAG AGCTGTTGGCCACGTTATGTCATCGCTGTTCTACCCACTGCTGACCTTTGCCCTTCTGGCTGTGGTGATCGCTTACTGGGCCATTACTGCAGT CTTCTTATCCACCTCTAATGAGCAGGTGTACAAAGTTTTCAACACCTCTGTCTGCCCATTCTCACGAGAGACCTGTAACCCCAAG ACATTCAACTCCTCCAATGCATCACTTGTGTGTCCAGATGCAGAGTGCCTGTTTGCTTTTTATGGTGGTGAGACTCTCTACCATAAATACCTCATCCTCTTTCAGTTCTACAAcgtcttccttttcttttggtGTGCAAACTTTGTGACGGCCTTGGGCCAAGTCACTCTGTCGGGTGCATTTGCATCATATTACTGggccttcaagaagcctgaggATATCCCTGCCTACCCCATCTTCTCCTCTCTTGGAAGGGCCCTAAG ATACCACACAGGCTCTCTGGCTTTTGGCTCTCTCATCCTGTCTTTAGTCCAAGTTATCAGGGTCCTTCTGGAGTATCTGGATCACAAGTTAAAAG GTGCTCAAAACAAATTTGCTAAGTTTCTGCTAAGCTGCTTGAAGTGCTGCTTCTGGTGTCTGGAGAAATGTATCAAGTTCCTGAACAGAAATGCGTACATCATG ATTGCAATCTATGGAAAAAACTTCTGCACTGCAGCTCGAGATGCCTTTTTCCTTCTCATGAGAAACATTATTCG GGTGGCTGTTTTAGATAAAGTGACCGACTTCCTGCTGTTCCTTGGGAAGCTCCTTATTGTTGGCATTGTTG ggattttctctttcttcttcttctccggAAGAATCAAAGCTGTAGAGCAGGCTGCTCCATCTCTCAACTACTATTGGGTCCCAATACTG ACAGTGGTAGTGGGATCCTACCTCATCGCCCATGGCTTCTTCAGTGTGTATGCTATGTGTGTGGACACACTTTTCCTCTGCTTCT GTGAGGACTTGGAAAGAAATGACGGCTCTTCTGAAAGGCCTTACTTCATGTCCCCTGAGCTGCATGATATCCTTTCCAAATCAAAGCCGGTGGAGGAAGATCGCAATGGTGTTGAGCAGGCGGATGCTGCGAAACAAGTGGACGAAGTTAAAGTGGAGGAGGAAACACCTCttcagcagcaggatggagaAATACAGCtgaaagaacagacaaagctgAAGGGGGAAAATGAGGAGGAGCAGGCTTTGCAATCAAAGATAGATGCTGACGAGTCAAAAGAGGAGAAGACGGAGGAACAAAAGATCAGTCTGGAAGATGAGACTGAAAGGAAAGAAGAACCAGAAGTGAAAGAGATGTCAGAAAAGCAGGAGTTGAAAACGGAGGAAAAGGTGGAGGAGGTGTCCGCTGCACCTGTGGAGGCAGAGAAAGAGGAGACTGGTGAAAAGAATGAGAAAAAAGAGGAGACTAAGGAAGAAAAACCTTCATCTGGACCACAGGAGTag
- the slc44a2 gene encoding choline transporter-like protein 2 isoform X3, with protein MEMEEKNPDPKYGESRKFDPNFKGPIHNRGCTDILCCILFILALLGYFAVGIIAWSQGDPRKVIYPTDSRGQFCGQAGTPLEKKPLLFYFNILKCASPLVLLEFQCPTTQLCVESCPNRHLTLIKAKVGNKDDQEYYKKYCKEGVDFTGLSPPEILKDGLCPAMLMPSKAFTRRCLPALATLKGGVVVVGNETTFDDGNSGTVNASDVLEASKKSNIAVEARQVAMRIFEDYTHSWHWILLGLVIAMVVSLIFIVLLRFLAGIMVWIMIILVILVIGYGIFHCYMEFASLKGEPGADVTIRDLGLQTDFSVYLQIRQTWLAFMIILAIVEFIIILLLIFLRKRIMIAIALIKEASRAVGHVMSSLFYPLLTFALLAVVIAYWAITAVFLSTSNEQVYKVFNTSVCPFSRETCNPKTFNSSNASLVCPDAECLFAFYGGETLYHKYLILFQFYNVFLFFWCANFVTALGQVTLSGAFASYYWAFKKPEDIPAYPIFSSLGRALRYHTGSLAFGSLILSLVQVIRVLLEYLDHKLKGAQNKFAKFLLSCLKCCFWCLEKCIKFLNRNAYIMIAIYGKNFCTAARDAFFLLMRNIIRVAVLDKVTDFLLFLGKLLIVGIVGIFSFFFFSGRIKAVEQAAPSLNYYWVPILTVVVGSYLIAHGFFSVYAMCVDTLFLCFLEDLERNDGSQERPYFMSQDLLTLLKKSNEDYKSMD; from the exons GGGAGTCCAGAAAGTTTGATCCAAACTTCAAAGGGCCGATCCACAACAG ggGCTGCACAGATATCCTCTGCTGTATACTCTTCATCTTAGCCTTGCTGGGGTACTTTGCTGTGGGTATCATTG CCTGGTCTCAAGGGGACCCCAGGAAAGTCATTTATCCCACAGACAGCAGAGGTCAGTTCTGCGGACAAGCTGGAACACCTCTGGA gaagaaaccacttCTGTTCTACTTCAACATCCTGAAATGTGCCAGCCCTCTTGTGCTGCTGGAGTTTCAGTGTCCCACCACACAG TTATGCGTGGAAAGCTGTCCTAATAGGCATCTTACATTGATAAAAGCCAAGGTAGGAAATAAAGATGACCAGGAATACTACAAAAAATACTGCAAGGAAGGAGTGGACTTCACTGGACTG AGTCCGCCAGAGATCCTTAAAGATGGCTTGTGCCCAGCTATGCTGATGCCCAGTAAAGCCT TCACACGCCGGTGCCTTCCTGCTTTGGCAACATTAAAAGGTGGTGTTGTGGTGGTGGGCAACGAGACGACTTTCGATGACGGAAATAGTGGCACTGTCAATGCCAGTGATGTGCTGGAGGCATCAAA GAAGTCAAATATAGCTGTGGAAGCTCGTCAGGTTGCCATGAGAATCTTTGAGGACTACACTCATTCTTGGCATTGGATATTACT CGGTCTGGTGATAGCCATGGTCGTCAGCTTGATTTTCATCGTCCTGCTGCGATTCTTGGCTGGCATCATGGTCTGGATCATGATTATTTTGGTTATCCTAGTCATTGGTTATG GCATTTTCCACTGTTACATGGAGTTTGCCAGCTTGAAGGGTGAGCCTGGTGCTGATGTCACCATCCGTGACCTGGGCCTGCAAACGGACTTCTCTGTCTACCTGCAGATCAGGCAGACCTGGCTGGCTTTCA TGATTATCCTGGCTATTGTGGAGTTCATTATCATCCTGCTACTCATCTTCCTCAGGAAGAGAATAATGATTGCCATTGCCCTCATCAAAGAGGCCAGCAG AGCTGTTGGCCACGTTATGTCATCGCTGTTCTACCCACTGCTGACCTTTGCCCTTCTGGCTGTGGTGATCGCTTACTGGGCCATTACTGCAGT CTTCTTATCCACCTCTAATGAGCAGGTGTACAAAGTTTTCAACACCTCTGTCTGCCCATTCTCACGAGAGACCTGTAACCCCAAG ACATTCAACTCCTCCAATGCATCACTTGTGTGTCCAGATGCAGAGTGCCTGTTTGCTTTTTATGGTGGTGAGACTCTCTACCATAAATACCTCATCCTCTTTCAGTTCTACAAcgtcttccttttcttttggtGTGCAAACTTTGTGACGGCCTTGGGCCAAGTCACTCTGTCGGGTGCATTTGCATCATATTACTGggccttcaagaagcctgaggATATCCCTGCCTACCCCATCTTCTCCTCTCTTGGAAGGGCCCTAAG ATACCACACAGGCTCTCTGGCTTTTGGCTCTCTCATCCTGTCTTTAGTCCAAGTTATCAGGGTCCTTCTGGAGTATCTGGATCACAAGTTAAAAG GTGCTCAAAACAAATTTGCTAAGTTTCTGCTAAGCTGCTTGAAGTGCTGCTTCTGGTGTCTGGAGAAATGTATCAAGTTCCTGAACAGAAATGCGTACATCATG ATTGCAATCTATGGAAAAAACTTCTGCACTGCAGCTCGAGATGCCTTTTTCCTTCTCATGAGAAACATTATTCG GGTGGCTGTTTTAGATAAAGTGACCGACTTCCTGCTGTTCCTTGGGAAGCTCCTTATTGTTGGCATTGTTG ggattttctctttcttcttcttctccggAAGAATCAAAGCTGTAGAGCAGGCTGCTCCATCTCTCAACTACTATTGGGTCCCAATACTG ACAGTGGTAGTGGGATCCTACCTCATCGCCCATGGCTTCTTCAGTGTGTATGCTATGTGTGTGGACACACTTTTCCTCTGCTTCT TGGAGGACCTGGAGCGCAATGATGGATCACAGGAGAGGCCGTATTTCATGTCACAGGACCTGCTCACACTCCTCAAGAAGTCTAATGAAGATTACAAATCAATGGACTAA